Proteins encoded within one genomic window of Cucumis sativus cultivar 9930 chromosome 3, Cucumber_9930_V3, whole genome shotgun sequence:
- the LOC101217387 gene encoding pyridoxal phosphate homeostasis protein — translation MAAPLVEGAAVAALRSVMFRARQAAERSGRNFDQVRVVAVSKTKPVSLIRQVYDAAHRCFGENYVQELIDKAPLLPQDIEWHFIGHLQSNKVKSLLAGVPNLAMVQGVDNEKLANHLDRAVSNLGRDPLKVLVQVNTSGEISKSGIEPSGCIELAKHVKLRCSHLQFSGLMTIGMPDYTSTPENFKTLLKCRAEVCKALEMAEERCELSMGMSNDFELAIEMGSTNVRIGSTIFGPREYAKKQAD, via the exons ATGGCTGCTCCTCTGGTCGAAGGCGCTGCCGTCGCCGCTCTCCGATCAGTAATGTTTCGAGCTCGGCAGGCGGCTGAGCGTTCTGGTCGCAATTTCGATCAGGTCCGCGTCGTCGCTGTCTCCAAGACAAAGCCTGTGTCTCTCATTCGCCAAGTATATGATGCTGCTCACCGCTGCTTTGGCGAGAACTATGTTCAAGAGCTTATCGATAAAGCTCCTCTG CTTCCTCAAGATATTGAATGGCATTTCATTGGGCATTTGCAGAGCAACAAAGTTAAATCGCTTCTTG CTGGAGTTCCTAACCTGGCTATGGTTCAGGGTGTAGATAATGAGAAG CTTGCAAATCACCTTGATCGTGCAGTTTCAAACCTCGGAAGGGATCCATTGAAGGTTCTAGTTCAAGTAAACACCAGTGGAGAAATAT CAAAATCTGGAATTGAACCTTCTGGATGCATCGAACTTGCAAAGCATGTGAAGTTGCGTTGCTCACATCTACAGTTTTCTGGCCTAATGACAATAGGGATGCCAGATTATACTTCCACTCCAGAGAACTTTAAg ACGCTACTGAAATGTAGAGCCGAGGTCTGCAAGGCACTTGAAATGGCAGAAGAGCGTTGTGAATTGTCCATGGGAATGTCTAATGATTTCGAGTTGGCG ATCGAAATGGGCAGCACCAATGTGAGAATTGGATCCACAATATTTGGTCCAAGGGAATACGCAAAGAAGCAAGCGGACTAG
- the LOC101222588 gene encoding uncharacterized protein LOC101222588 — MEETALVDVQPALPTSDKRPIEIHDDNQLAEPQSRKKPRNACDLGPNLRRVAEIVLVMSTMTALRGGKKPSDAEVGLMAEARAKLVRICEGLPPKDIVGREGISALIEDLGLHARDQKLGFRGPRLTIAEKLAQSKKKMEDSKKYGPPPGYGSHTTQKGSSSSVESRGPLPTVRMFPSEKPGPVPASVGGTAGTLPSGHGSVAGPTSIQVQAQTPSNEVRSHIISSGYSIGRQGMDSSSLLHGTERPLNGAYGSQMQVNSLANHPLASAPTWSAQTQSALTTKGGPEHKFPNHSAVNAQGTTDSRALRSSSQAARDQSFRPPISQTGTGNLTGLQPPLQNMNFVQGPSLSNNHNEIVKIIQKLLQPQLPDHPTWNPPSRDYMNKAVTCQTCQVTINEIDTVLICDACEKGYHLKCVQSPNQRAIPRGEWHCPRCLTISNGKPLPPKYGRVMRSNPPPKLSVNTSGTQLLEKRSGAIEQKASAGQLKLVSNGGSDLPTPQPADYGSNANESSGIKISNVEEIHGNNFLPIRKDIDEKPIPTSPTSLNTPAKSLGLVCEPSSGELSSETSAQPIKSSQASIGDDKSSTKEEPPEESQTTADSSSLPKPPDIPRIVDQKMVSAGPEIPSSTASAHDTSIVKKDDHEVLQENNVENFEASIINREQPGASSNDLHNVEWIGEQYQILDMRAYYKSCRVDGVTYKVEEFALFQSSNGKLMPYRLHSFSHEYESGLKWAILKKCYFYEDLPKEVAHLHPCSPEEHEVYTSDGYICLDLGLIRGPCEVLSVAKYKEELERRKQLSPGEDNGIKPIFLCKWFYTEASKEFVPFTGAICENFSVTQSQPLQEEIQSQPSQEQIQSQPSQEQIQSQPLQEQIQSQPLQEQIQSQPLQEQVDG, encoded by the exons ATGGAGGAAACTGCCCTTGTTGATGTCCAACCCGCTCTCCCCACCTCCGACAAGAGACCCATTGAGATTCATGACGACAATCAACTTGCGGAGCCTCAATCCAGGAAGAAACCTCGGAATGCTTGCGACTTGGGTCCCAATCTCAGAAGGGTAGCTGAGATTGTGTTGGTTATGTCGACTATGACGGCTTTGCGTGGTGGTAAGAAGCCCAGTGATGCTGAGGTTGGATTAATGGCTGAAGCTAGGGCTAAGTTGGTTAGGATTTGTGAAGGATTGCCTCCGAAGGATATTGTGGGAAGGGAGGGTATTAGTGCTTTGATTGAAGACTTGGGGCTCCATGCTAGGGATCAGAAGTTAGGGTTTCGAGGTCCTAGGTTGACGATAGCGGAGAAATTGGCGCAGTCGAAGAAGAAG ATGGAAGATTCCAAGAAATATGGCCCACCTCCGGGTTATGGATCCCATACAACCCAAAAAGGTTCCAGTTCATCAGTTGAGAGCCGTGGGCCATTGCCTACAGTACGGATGTTTCCCTCAGAAAAACCAGGTCCTGTCCCAGCTTCTGTGGGAGGTACTGCAGGTACTCTGCCTTCAGGTCATGGTTCTGTTGCTGGTCCTACATCTATACAGGTTCAAGCGCAAACACCGAGCAATGAAGTCAGATCACATATTATTTCAAGTGGATATTCTATTGGTCGTCAAGGAATGGATTCTTCTTCACTCTTGCATGGCACTGAAAGACCATTAAATGGAGCATATGGATCTCAAATGCAAG TTAACTCTTTGGCAAATCATCCTCTGGCGAGTGCTCCAACATGGTCTGCTCAAACTCAGTCTGCTTTGACAACTAAAGGTGGGCCAGAGCACAAGTTTCCCAATCATTCTGCTGTTAATGCTCAGGGAACCACAGACTCAAGGGCATTAAGATCGTCTTCTCAAGCTGCAAGGGACCAGAGCTTTAGACCTCCTATTTCTCAAACTGGGACAGGAAATCTTACTGGTTTGCAGCCGCCTTTACAGAACATGAATTTTGTGCAAGGACCTTCACTTTCTAATAACCACAatgaaattgtcaaaattattCAGAAGCTCTTACAGCCACAACTGCCTGATCATCCTACTTGGAATCCTCCTTCAAGAGATTACATGAACAAAGCTGTGACTTGCCAAACTTGTCAAGTTACCATTAATGAGATTGATACTGTACTTATATGTGATGCTTGTGAGAAAGGATATCACTTGAAATGTGTACAGTCACCTAATCAGAGAGCAATTCCTAGAGGCGAATGGCACTGCCCAAGATGTTTAACTATAAGCAATGGGAAGCCTTTACCTCCTAAATATGGGCGTGTCATGAGGAGTAACCCGCCACCAAAATTATCAGTCAATACCAGTGGAACTCAGCTACTAGAGAAAAGATCAGGAGCCATAGAACAGAAGGCCAGTGCTGGTCAGTTGAAGTTGGTTTCTAATGGAGGTTCAGATTTGCCAACTCCTCAGCCTGCTGACTATGGAAGCAATGCAAATGAATCATCTGGTATCAAAATTTCGAATGTGGAAGAGATTCatggaaataattttttaccaATTAGGAAAGACATAGATGAGAAACCAATACCAACTTCACCGACTTCCTTGAATACCCCAGCCAAATCCTTGGGGCTGGTTTGTGAACCCTCTTCTGGTGAGTTATCAAGTGAAACATCTGCTCAGCCCATTAAAAGTTCTCAAGCATCAATAGGTGATGATAAATCCTCAACGAAAGAAGAGCCTCCAGAAGAATCCCAAACAACAGCTGACAGTTCTAGTCTTCCTAAACCCCCTGACATTCCTCGAATTGTTGATCAGAAAATGGTTTCTGCAGGGCCAGAAATACCCTCCTCAACAGCAAGTGCTCATGATACTTCAATCGTGAAGAAAGATGATCATGAAGTTCTGCAGGAgaataatgttgaaaattttgaagctAGCATCATAAATAGAGAGCAGCCCGGTGCTTCTTCCAATGACTTGCATAATGTTGAATGGATCGGTGAACAATATCAGATTTTAGATATGAGGGCATATTACAAATCCTGTCGAGTTGATGGTGTGACATATAAAGTTGAAGAATTTGCTCTTTTTCAATCCAGCAACGGGAAATTGATGCCCTATAGGCTTCAT TCCTTCAGCCATGAATATGAAAGTGGGTTGAAATGGGCTATTCTTAAGAAGTGTTACTTTTATGAGGACTTACCAAAGGAAGTTGCCCATCTCCACCCGTGCTCACCTGAAGAACATGAG GTATATACATCCGATGGCTATATTTGTTTAGATCTGGGCTTAATTCGAGGACCATGTGAAGTTCTTTCTGTTGCAAAGTATAAAGAAGAACTTGAAAGACGAAAACAATTGAGTCCTGGGGAAGATAATGGAATAAAGCCAATTTTCCTGTGCAA ATGGTTTTATACTGAAGCTAGTAAGGAATTTGTACCTTTTACTGGCGCCATTTGTGAAAACTTCTCAGTGACACAG AGTCAACCCTTGCAAGAAGAAATACAGAGTCAACCGTCGCAAGAACAAATACAGAGTCAACCTTCGCAAGAACAAATACAGAGTCAACCTTTGCAAGAACAAATACAGAGTCAACCTTTGCAAGAACAAATACAGAGCCAACCTTTGCAAGAACAAGTTGATGGATGA
- the LOC101222349 gene encoding uncharacterized protein LOC101222349 → MVGIIKMGRWGLVMAVVAIMAMAVGEVAALTAAECQAERDMAVNACKSVLFGRNPSPACCQRARVSHTVCICPAVTPKLMTYVDPIRAIRLIESCGRKVPRHFKCGSFTTP, encoded by the exons ATGGTGGGCATTATTAAAATGGGGCGTTGGGGGTTGGTGATGGCAGTGGTGGCAATAATGGCGATGGCGGTGGGGGAAGTGGCGGCGCTGACGGCGGCAGAGTGTCAAGCGGAGAGAGATATGGCGGTGAATGCGTGCAAATCGGTGTTGTTCGGGAGAAATCCGTCGCCGGCGTGCTGTCAGAGGGCGAGAGTAAGTCATACAGTGTGTATTTGCCCGGCGGTGACGCCTAAGCTAATGACATATGTGGATCCTATTCGCGCCATTCGACTCATAGAAAGCTGCGGCCGTAAGGTTCCTCGCCATTTCAAATGTGGAA GTTTTACCACTCCATGA
- the LOC101222112 gene encoding cytochrome b561 and DOMON domain-containing protein At4g12980, with translation MHYYPSIPFFILTILSTLLTSSNSHRCSDKFQELVNARNLSNCQRLPTLGAELGWSIPAPNKSHHVFRVLFGALMEADGGWLAWGVNPGKKPEMVGTRAVIGIKNPTNGSSYCRSYNLTHETRIGCPLRPTDLEEIKCTKFEYETMTDYHLISASLNLSAAIYNDLKLNIVWQSGLDVDEDTPLAHTTTLMNIDCVETLELSTGKSTDMTHLKIYFRKVHGILNIIGWGTFLPIGAIIARFFRKFPFESDVWWYRTHEVCQLAGFAIGMVGWGIGMWLAHSSPDYIFNTHRVFAIFIFVFATLQTLAIKFRPSPTDDSRKVWNIYHHFLGYALLALIYINIFEGMRILKPENKEKWRYAVIGILVTLGLVTLVLEVHTWRKFIKQRTTRKKLGSQFPNQARPNQQEEEDGDGMTIQSPPFSRRNIPSTPAPI, from the exons atgcattaTTATCCATCTATCCCTTTCTTCATTCTAACCATCCTTTCAACCCTCCTCACCTCATCCAACTCCCACCGTTGTTCAGACAAATTCCAAGAGCTCGTCAATGCCCGAAATCTCTCGAATTGCCAACGCCTCCCAACGCTTGGTGCAGAGCTTGGTTGGAGCATCCCTGCGCCCAACAAATCCCACCACGTATTTCGAGTCCTCTTTGGCGCCCTGATGGAAGCCGACGGGGGGTGGTTGGCGTGGGGAGTGAATCCAGGGAAAAAGCCAGAGATGGTGGGGACGAGAGCTGTGATCGGGATCAAAAACCCTACGAACGGTTCTTCTTATTGTAGGAGTTATAATTTGACCCATGAGACACGAATTGGATGCCCGCTTCGACCGACGGATTTGGAGGAGATAAAGTGTACGAAATTCGAATATGAAACCATGACGGATTACCATTTGATTTCCGCTAGTTTGAATCTTTCGGCTGCGATTTATAATGATTTGAAGCTTAATATTGTGTGGCAAAGTGGATTAGATGTTGACGAAGATACGCCATTAGCGCATACGACTACtttaatgaatattgattGTGTTGAGACGCTTGAATTGAGTACGGGTAAAAGTACTGATATGACTCACCTCAAGATTTACTTTAGAAAA GTGCATGGAATATTGAATATTATAGGATGGGGAACATTTTTACCAATAGGAGCAATAATAGCAAGATTCTTTAGGAAATTCCCATTTGAAAGCGATGTTTGGTGGTACCGTACTCATGAGGTTTGCCAATTGGCTGGGTTCGCCATTGGCATGGTTGGTTGGGGGATTGGGATGTGGCTCGCCCATAGTTCACCTGACTACATTTTCAACACTCATCGTGTCTTCGCCATCTTCATCTTCGTTTTTGCCACTTTACAA ACATTGGCGATAAAGTTTAGACCCTCGCCTACGGACGACTCTCGAAAAGTGTGGAACATCTATCATCATTTCCTAGGATATGCTTTACTAgcattgatatatataaatatatttgaaggaATGAGAATCTTGAAGCCAGAGAACAAAGAGAAATGGAGATATGCAGTCATTGGAATTCTTGTAACATTAGGGTTAGTCACTTTGGTTCTTGAAGTCCATACTTGGAGAAAGTTTATTAAACAAAGAACTACAAGGAAGAAATTGGGGTCTCAATTTCCTAATCAAGCTAGGCCTAatcaacaagaagaagaagatggggaTGGAATGACAATTCAATCACCACCATTTTCAAGAAGAAACATTCCCTCTACACCTGCACCAATATAA